A part of Streptomyces sp. NBC_01451 genomic DNA contains:
- a CDS encoding Gfo/Idh/MocA family protein: protein MNTTHLTTPVPVVLAGARGHGHWHLANIRRLQDKGLVRLAGVCELTPLTDEELDGLGTPEQSADFGALLDSTGAAVAVICTPIPTHTDLALIAAAKGVHLLLEKPPAPSYAEFRRMADGVAAAGVACQIGFQSLGSHAVPAIRELIAEGAIGTVTGVGGAGAWARDEAYYRRAPWAGKRRLNGVDVIDGVLTNPLAHAVATGLVLGGTTRAEDVTGIETELLRANDIESDDTSCVRVSTANGVPVTVAATLCAEHPDDPYVLVHGTSGRITFWYKQDRVLLQRSGHGPEEYEYDRTDLLENLVDHLTEGAELLVVPDATGAFMRVVEAIRQAPDPAELPSEAWEFMPGETRRRVVPGIDGLVAAAADTLSLYSELGASWALPKEVST from the coding sequence ATGAACACGACACACCTGACGACACCGGTTCCGGTAGTGCTCGCGGGAGCGCGCGGCCACGGGCACTGGCATCTGGCGAACATCCGCCGGCTCCAGGACAAGGGGCTCGTACGGCTGGCGGGCGTCTGCGAGCTGACCCCGCTCACCGACGAGGAGCTGGACGGGCTCGGCACGCCCGAGCAGTCCGCCGACTTCGGCGCGCTCCTCGACTCCACCGGCGCCGCCGTCGCCGTGATCTGCACGCCGATCCCCACCCACACCGACCTCGCGCTCATCGCCGCCGCGAAGGGCGTGCACCTGCTGCTGGAGAAGCCGCCGGCGCCGTCGTACGCCGAGTTCCGGCGTATGGCCGACGGGGTCGCCGCGGCCGGGGTCGCCTGCCAGATCGGTTTCCAGTCGCTGGGGTCGCACGCCGTGCCGGCGATCCGGGAACTGATCGCCGAGGGCGCCATCGGCACGGTGACCGGCGTCGGCGGGGCGGGCGCGTGGGCGCGCGACGAGGCGTACTACCGGCGCGCGCCCTGGGCGGGCAAGCGCAGGCTGAACGGAGTGGACGTCATCGACGGCGTGCTCACCAACCCGCTCGCGCACGCCGTCGCCACCGGCCTCGTCCTCGGCGGCACCACCCGCGCCGAGGACGTCACCGGCATCGAGACCGAGCTGCTGCGCGCCAACGACATCGAGTCCGACGACACCTCGTGCGTCCGCGTCAGCACGGCGAACGGCGTCCCGGTCACCGTCGCCGCGACCCTGTGCGCCGAGCACCCGGACGACCCGTACGTCCTCGTGCACGGCACCAGCGGCCGGATCACCTTCTGGTACAAGCAGGACCGCGTGCTCCTCCAGCGCTCCGGACACGGCCCGGAGGAGTACGAGTACGACCGCACCGACCTGCTGGAGAACCTCGTCGACCATCTCACCGAGGGCGCCGAACTGCTGGTCGTGCCCGACGCGACCGGTGCGTTCATGCGGGTCGTCGAGGCGATCCGCCAGGCCCCCGACCCGGCCGAACTCCCCTCCGAAGCCTGGGAGTTCATGCCCGGGGAAACCCGCCGCCGAGTGGTCCCCGGTATCGACGGCCTCGTCGCTGCCGCCGCCGACACCCTCTCCCTCTACTCCGAGCTGGGCGCCTCCTGGGCGCTCCCGAAAGAGGTGAGCACCTGA
- a CDS encoding glycoside hydrolase family 43 protein, which produces MITGADLGDGTYRNPVLNSDWSDPDVVRVGDDFYLTASSFGRAPGLPLLHSRDLVNWTLVGHALERLRPAAEFRVPRHDCGVWAPSLRHHDDRFWIFWGDPDHGIFQVNSPEIRGPWTKPHLVEEGKGLIDACPLWDEETGEAYLVHAWARSRSGIKNRLTGHRMHPEGTGLLDEGKVIVDGDRIPGWFTLEGPKLYRHDGWFWILAPAGGVETGWQGAFRSRDFFGPYEERIVLEQGDTDVNGPHQGGWVRTPSGEDWFLHFQQRGPYGRVVHLQPMSWGGAEEPGGAGGWPVLGDSGTPVAVHRKPDLPVQTPAAPATDDDFPGGRYGRQWQWTANPQDGWATQHSGDGLRLTCVRSADAHDLRKLPNVLTQRLPGVECVAEVELRLDSEEPGARAGLAVLGDSFGWIGLERAEDGTVRLVHRFAESVADRERDAGRPKAAPEGRVRLRIAIGAGARCRFAYDVGAGDGWESSGPVFAATPWRWVGALLGLFALAPVGGGHAGAATFTRFSVTSP; this is translated from the coding sequence GTGATCACCGGTGCCGATCTCGGCGACGGGACCTACCGCAACCCGGTCCTGAACTCCGACTGGTCCGACCCGGACGTCGTCCGCGTCGGTGACGACTTCTACCTCACCGCGTCCAGCTTCGGCAGGGCGCCCGGCCTGCCCCTCCTGCACTCCCGGGACCTCGTCAACTGGACCCTCGTCGGCCATGCCCTCGAACGCCTCCGCCCGGCGGCCGAGTTCAGGGTCCCGCGCCACGACTGCGGTGTCTGGGCGCCCTCGCTCCGGCATCACGACGACCGGTTCTGGATCTTCTGGGGCGACCCCGACCACGGTATCTTCCAGGTCAACTCCCCGGAGATACGTGGTCCTTGGACCAAACCGCACCTGGTCGAGGAGGGCAAGGGCCTCATCGACGCGTGCCCGCTGTGGGACGAGGAGACCGGCGAGGCGTACCTCGTGCACGCCTGGGCCAGGTCCCGCTCGGGCATCAAGAACCGGCTCACCGGCCACCGGATGCACCCCGAGGGCACGGGACTTCTGGACGAGGGAAAGGTGATCGTCGACGGCGACCGCATCCCGGGCTGGTTCACCCTTGAGGGCCCGAAGCTCTACCGGCACGACGGCTGGTTCTGGATCCTGGCACCCGCCGGGGGAGTGGAGACCGGCTGGCAGGGCGCCTTCCGCTCCCGTGACTTCTTCGGGCCGTACGAGGAGCGGATCGTCCTGGAGCAGGGGGACACCGACGTCAACGGGCCTCACCAGGGCGGCTGGGTGCGCACCCCGTCCGGCGAGGACTGGTTCCTCCACTTCCAGCAGCGCGGCCCGTACGGCCGTGTCGTGCACCTCCAGCCGATGAGCTGGGGTGGAGCGGAGGAGCCGGGGGGTGCGGGCGGCTGGCCCGTGCTCGGTGACTCCGGCACCCCCGTCGCCGTACACCGCAAGCCCGATCTGCCGGTGCAGACGCCCGCGGCGCCCGCCACCGACGACGACTTCCCCGGCGGACGGTACGGCCGTCAGTGGCAGTGGACGGCCAACCCCCAGGACGGCTGGGCCACCCAGCACTCGGGGGACGGGCTACGGCTGACCTGCGTACGCAGTGCCGACGCCCATGACCTGCGGAAACTCCCGAACGTCCTCACCCAGCGGCTGCCCGGCGTCGAATGCGTGGCCGAGGTGGAGCTGCGGCTCGACAGCGAGGAGCCCGGGGCGCGGGCCGGGCTCGCCGTGCTCGGCGACTCCTTCGGCTGGATCGGTCTGGAGCGGGCGGAGGACGGGACGGTCCGGCTCGTCCACCGGTTCGCCGAGTCCGTCGCCGACCGGGAACGGGACGCCGGCCGTCCGAAGGCGGCCCCCGAGGGGCGGGTCCGGTTGCGGATCGCGATCGGGGCGGGGGCGCGCTGCCGGTTCGCGTACGACGTCGGCGCCGGGGACGGCTGGGAGTCGTCCGGGCCGGTGTTCGCCGCCACCCCCTGGCGCTGGGTCGGCGCCCTGCTCGGCCTCTTCGCACTCGCACCCGTCGGCGGGGGACACGCCGGCGCGGCCACGTTCACGCGGTTCAGCGTCACCTCTCCATAA
- a CDS encoding carbohydrate ABC transporter permease produces MITKEATVIVPMPVDDVPEPPRPTRKQRRAWDEAPRWQIYLPLGIYLVFTLIPFYWILLFALRPAGSTSLVPWPMTLDHFDKVWTERSFGTYFENSILVGVATLVMTTLVALAGGYALARFDFKVKRAFMLALLCSQFVPGALLLVPLFQIFAELQMINSLGAVIIAETVFQLPLSMILISGFIKNVPYSLEEAAWVDGCNRFTAFRIVVLPLLRPGLIAVGSFAFVHSWNHFLFALMFLSDQGKQTIPVGLNTLMSADSVDLGALAAGGIIAAVPVVIVFAFIQKWLITGFSAGAVKG; encoded by the coding sequence GTGATCACCAAGGAAGCCACCGTGATCGTGCCCATGCCCGTGGACGACGTTCCCGAGCCGCCGCGCCCGACCAGGAAGCAGCGGCGCGCCTGGGACGAGGCCCCGCGCTGGCAGATCTACCTCCCCCTGGGGATCTACCTCGTCTTCACCCTCATCCCCTTCTACTGGATCCTCCTCTTCGCGCTGCGCCCGGCCGGTTCGACCTCCCTGGTCCCCTGGCCGATGACCCTCGACCACTTCGACAAGGTGTGGACCGAGCGAAGCTTCGGCACGTACTTCGAGAACAGCATCCTCGTCGGCGTCGCCACGCTGGTGATGACGACGCTCGTCGCCCTGGCCGGCGGCTACGCCCTCGCCCGCTTCGACTTCAAGGTCAAGCGCGCCTTCATGCTGGCCCTGCTCTGCTCCCAGTTCGTGCCGGGCGCCCTGCTGCTGGTGCCGCTGTTCCAGATCTTCGCCGAGCTCCAGATGATCAACTCGCTGGGCGCGGTCATCATCGCCGAGACGGTCTTCCAGCTCCCGCTGTCGATGATCCTCATCAGCGGATTCATCAAGAACGTGCCGTACTCGCTGGAGGAGGCCGCCTGGGTCGACGGCTGCAACCGCTTCACCGCGTTCCGTATCGTCGTACTGCCCCTGCTGCGGCCCGGGTTGATCGCCGTCGGCTCCTTCGCCTTCGTGCACTCCTGGAACCACTTCCTGTTCGCCCTGATGTTCCTCAGCGACCAGGGCAAGCAGACCATCCCGGTCGGCCTCAACACCCTGATGAGCGCGGACAGCGTCGACCTGGGCGCCCTCGCGGCGGGCGGCATCATCGCCGCCGTACCCGTGGTCATCGTCTTCGCCTTCATCCAGAAGTGGCTGATCACCGGCTTCAGCGCGGGGGCGGTGAAGGGATGA
- a CDS encoding PmoA family protein has product MNQMPNESLVLRIAGRPVGRYTGRPELPLRHAPRPYLHPVTTLAGTAVTELSPADHTHHLGVGVAIPDVEGNNFWGGRTYVRDQGPTELDNHGAQRHTAYQLRDPDGFVEELRWMVGPAELLRERRTVAATELTRSAWALDFTFSLTNITDAPLSIGSPATNGRPGAAYGGFFWRARKEAGTPDVFTPDAEGESAVHGTRADWLALAGSNWTLVFAGATEQTRRDPWFVRAEEYPGVGSSLAFAERLPIGAGETAVRRIVTVVADGRLDRGEAAALVRKAVSA; this is encoded by the coding sequence ATGAACCAGATGCCCAACGAGTCGCTGGTCCTGCGGATCGCGGGCCGCCCGGTCGGCCGCTACACCGGCCGGCCGGAGCTGCCGCTCCGCCACGCGCCCCGCCCGTACCTGCACCCCGTCACCACCCTGGCCGGCACCGCTGTCACCGAGCTCAGCCCCGCCGACCACACCCACCACCTCGGCGTCGGTGTCGCCATACCCGACGTCGAGGGGAACAACTTCTGGGGCGGGCGCACCTATGTACGGGACCAGGGGCCGACCGAGCTGGACAACCACGGCGCCCAGCGGCACACCGCCTACCAGCTCCGGGACCCCGACGGCTTCGTCGAGGAACTGCGCTGGATGGTCGGCCCGGCCGAGCTGCTGCGCGAGCGGCGAACGGTCGCCGCCACCGAACTCACCCGCTCCGCCTGGGCGTTGGACTTCACCTTCTCCCTCACCAACATCACCGACGCCCCCCTCTCCATCGGCAGCCCCGCCACCAACGGCCGCCCCGGCGCGGCCTACGGCGGCTTCTTCTGGCGGGCGCGCAAGGAGGCCGGCACCCCCGACGTCTTCACGCCCGACGCCGAGGGCGAGTCCGCGGTCCACGGCACCCGTGCCGACTGGCTCGCCCTGGCCGGCAGCAACTGGACGCTCGTCTTCGCAGGCGCCACCGAACAGACGCGCCGCGACCCGTGGTTCGTCCGGGCCGAGGAGTACCCGGGGGTCGGCTCCTCGCTCGCCTTCGCCGAGCGGCTGCCGATCGGCGCGGGCGAGACCGCCGTACGCCGGATCGTCACGGTCGTCGCCGACGGGCGCCTGGACCGGGGCGAGGCCGCGGCTCTCGTACGGAAGGCGGTGAGCGCGTGA
- a CDS encoding dihydrodipicolinate synthase family protein — MSGVVFEAQRAALADVVAIPVTPFAEDGTVDQPAHRALLRRLLDGGITTLTPNGNTGEFYTLTPEERRLVTELTVDEVGDRAVILVGVGHDVPTAVAAARHAQDCGAAMVMVHQPIHPYVSEGGWVDYHRAIAEAVPGLGVVPYIRNASLSGLRLAELADVCPNVIGVKYAVPDAARFAAFARDAGLERFVWVAGLAEPYAPSYFSAGATGFTSGLVNVTPAVSLNMIEALRSGDYPGAMKVWEQIRRFEELRAANASANNVTVVKEALASLGLCRRDVRPPSRALPENERAEVAEIAAGWSI; from the coding sequence ATGAGCGGCGTGGTGTTCGAGGCCCAACGGGCGGCCCTGGCCGACGTGGTGGCGATCCCGGTGACCCCGTTCGCCGAGGACGGTACCGTCGACCAGCCCGCCCACCGGGCCCTGCTGCGCCGACTCCTCGACGGCGGCATCACCACCCTCACGCCGAACGGCAACACGGGCGAGTTCTACACCCTGACTCCCGAAGAGCGGCGCCTGGTCACCGAGTTGACCGTCGACGAGGTCGGCGACCGGGCCGTGATCCTCGTCGGCGTCGGGCACGACGTGCCGACCGCGGTGGCCGCCGCCCGGCACGCCCAGGACTGCGGGGCCGCGATGGTGATGGTCCATCAGCCCATCCACCCGTACGTCTCGGAGGGCGGCTGGGTCGACTACCACCGGGCCATCGCCGAGGCCGTGCCCGGACTCGGGGTCGTTCCGTACATCCGCAACGCCTCGCTGAGCGGCCTCAGGCTCGCCGAACTCGCCGACGTCTGCCCGAACGTCATCGGCGTGAAGTACGCCGTCCCGGACGCCGCCCGGTTCGCCGCGTTCGCACGGGACGCCGGGCTCGAACGCTTCGTGTGGGTGGCCGGGCTCGCCGAGCCCTACGCGCCCTCCTACTTCTCGGCCGGCGCCACCGGCTTCACCTCCGGCCTGGTGAACGTCACCCCGGCCGTCTCGCTGAACATGATCGAAGCGCTCCGTTCGGGGGACTACCCGGGCGCCATGAAGGTCTGGGAGCAGATCCGCCGCTTCGAGGAACTGCGCGCCGCCAACGCCTCCGCGAACAACGTGACCGTCGTCAAGGAGGCCCTCGCCTCCCTCGGCCTGTGCCGCCGCGACGTCCGCCCGCCGAGCCGCGCGCTGCCCGAGAACGAACGCGCCGAGGTCGCCGAGATTGCCGCCGGGTGGTCGATATGA
- the araD gene encoding L-arabinonate dehydratase codes for MKPDQARKAPEELRSHQWYGTDGLRSFSHRARTRQLGYLPEEHLGKPVIAILNTWSDINPCHVHLRDRAQAVKRGVWQAGGFPLEFPVSTLSETFQKPTPMLYRNLLAMETEELLRSYPVDGAVLMGGCDKSTPALLMGAASVDLPAVFVPAGPMLPGHWRNEILGSGTDMWKYWDDKRAGLIGDCEMTELESGLARSPGHCMTMGTASTLTAAAEALGVTVPGASSIPAVDSGHDRMAAASGLRIVELVHQDRKLSDILTADAFTDAVTTVLGLGGSTNAVIHLIAMAGRAGVRLTLDDFDRIARTVPVLANVRPGGQTYLMEDFHFAGGLPGFLSRITDLLHLDRPTVSYDSMREQLDGAQVHNDEVIRPRDRPVASEGGVAVLRGNLCPDGAVIKHISAEPHLLKHTGRAVVFDDYRTMQRTINDPELGITADTVLVLRGSGPKGGPGMPEYGMLPIPDHLLKQGVRDMVRISDARMSGTSYGTCVLHVAPESHVGGPLALVRTGDSITLDVEGRSLQLNVDEDELARRRAEWTPPAERYERGYGALYNEQITQADTGCDFEFLARPGKVRDPYAG; via the coding sequence ATGAAGCCCGACCAGGCGCGCAAAGCGCCGGAGGAGCTCAGGAGTCATCAGTGGTACGGGACGGACGGGCTGCGCTCCTTCAGTCACCGGGCCCGCACCCGCCAGCTCGGCTATCTCCCCGAGGAGCACCTCGGCAAGCCCGTCATCGCGATCCTCAACACCTGGTCGGACATCAATCCCTGTCATGTGCACCTCCGTGACCGGGCGCAGGCCGTGAAGCGGGGCGTGTGGCAGGCGGGCGGATTCCCCTTGGAGTTCCCGGTCTCCACGCTCAGTGAGACCTTCCAGAAGCCGACCCCCATGCTCTACCGCAACCTCCTCGCCATGGAGACGGAGGAGCTGCTGCGCTCGTACCCGGTCGACGGGGCCGTCCTGATGGGCGGCTGCGACAAGTCCACGCCCGCCCTGCTCATGGGGGCGGCCAGCGTCGACCTGCCGGCCGTGTTCGTGCCCGCCGGGCCCATGCTGCCCGGGCACTGGCGCAACGAGATCCTCGGCTCCGGCACCGACATGTGGAAGTACTGGGACGACAAGCGCGCCGGGCTCATCGGCGACTGCGAGATGACGGAGCTGGAGAGCGGCCTCGCCCGTTCCCCCGGGCACTGCATGACCATGGGCACGGCGTCCACGCTCACCGCCGCCGCCGAGGCGCTCGGCGTGACCGTGCCGGGGGCGTCCAGCATCCCCGCCGTCGACTCCGGGCACGACCGGATGGCCGCCGCGTCGGGTCTGAGGATCGTCGAACTGGTCCACCAGGACCGCAAGTTGAGCGACATCCTCACCGCCGACGCCTTCACCGACGCGGTCACGACCGTCCTCGGCCTCGGCGGTTCCACCAACGCCGTGATCCATCTGATCGCCATGGCGGGCCGGGCCGGCGTCCGGCTCACCCTCGACGACTTCGACCGCATCGCGCGGACCGTACCGGTGCTCGCCAACGTACGGCCAGGTGGACAGACGTACCTCATGGAGGACTTCCACTTCGCCGGCGGCCTGCCCGGGTTCCTCTCCCGGATCACCGACCTGCTGCATCTGGACCGGCCGACGGTGTCGTACGACAGCATGCGCGAGCAGCTCGACGGCGCGCAGGTGCACAACGACGAGGTGATCCGCCCGCGCGACAGGCCGGTCGCGAGCGAGGGCGGGGTCGCCGTCCTGCGCGGCAACCTCTGTCCGGACGGCGCGGTCATCAAGCACATCTCCGCCGAGCCGCACCTGCTCAAGCACACCGGGCGCGCGGTCGTCTTCGACGACTACCGCACCATGCAACGCACCATCAACGACCCCGAGCTGGGCATCACCGCCGACACGGTCCTGGTGCTGCGCGGCTCCGGTCCCAAGGGCGGCCCGGGCATGCCCGAGTACGGGATGCTGCCCATCCCCGACCACCTGCTCAAGCAGGGCGTACGGGACATGGTGCGGATCTCCGACGCCCGGATGAGCGGCACGAGTTACGGCACGTGCGTGCTGCACGTGGCCCCCGAGTCGCATGTCGGCGGGCCGCTCGCGCTCGTCCGCACCGGGGACTCCATCACCCTCGACGTCGAGGGAAGGTCGCTCCAACTCAACGTGGACGAAGACGAGTTGGCGCGCAGGCGGGCGGAGTGGACGCCTCCGGCCGAACGGTACGAGCGCGGCTACGGGGCGCTCTACAACGAGCAGATCACGCAGGCCGACACCGGCTGCGACTTCGAGTTCCTGGCCAGGCCGGGCAAGGTGCGCGACCCGTACGCGGGCTGA
- a CDS encoding GntR family transcriptional regulator has product MTSVPTPIPSRTQFVLEGIKHRILTGQLTPGQALVETELAAQFGVSKTPVREALKTLAGTGLVVMNQYKGVTVRMVDADMAREVYDVRLLLEPEALKRSVRRGASLDAARDALTRADEATDTAERSLANREFHRSLYVRCGNPLLGRMLDEVRDQAALVSAVAWAANPSWEREADEHREILRLALAGDSDGAARALHAHIESFVQRAYPSGESEAQGEDGQE; this is encoded by the coding sequence ATGACCTCTGTGCCCACGCCGATCCCGTCCCGCACGCAGTTCGTGCTGGAGGGGATCAAACACCGCATCCTCACCGGGCAGTTGACACCGGGTCAGGCCCTGGTCGAGACCGAGCTCGCCGCACAGTTCGGGGTCTCGAAGACCCCGGTGCGCGAGGCGCTCAAGACGCTGGCCGGCACCGGACTCGTCGTGATGAACCAGTACAAGGGCGTCACGGTGCGCATGGTGGACGCGGACATGGCGCGCGAGGTCTACGACGTACGGCTGCTGCTGGAGCCGGAGGCCCTCAAGCGTTCCGTGCGCAGAGGCGCCTCGCTCGACGCCGCCCGTGACGCGCTCACCCGGGCCGACGAGGCCACCGACACCGCCGAACGCTCCCTGGCCAACCGGGAGTTCCACCGCTCCCTGTACGTCCGGTGCGGCAATCCGCTGCTCGGCCGGATGCTCGACGAGGTGCGCGACCAGGCCGCCCTGGTCTCCGCCGTCGCCTGGGCCGCCAACCCCTCCTGGGAGCGGGAAGCGGACGAGCACCGGGAGATCCTGCGGCTCGCCCTCGCCGGTGACTCCGACGGCGCGGCGCGCGCCCTGCACGCGCATATCGAGTCGTTCGTGCAACGGGCTTACCCCTCAGGGGAGTCCGAGGCCCAGGGAGAGGACGGTCAGGAATGA
- a CDS encoding pectate lyase family protein: MRRVLQVAAAIALLGAVLSTPAGADARDVSRDTLPANDGWAAAGGGTTGGAAADDAHVFTVRSRAELVRALDAGSTTPKIIRIAGVIDANTTDDGGHLGCGDYASGTGYTVRKYLAAYDPRTWGSARPSGAAEEARQAAAARQAERVVLPVGSNTTVVGLGSGAVLKGASLQVRNADNVIVRNLELRDAYDCFPVWQPNSGGLGDWKTAYDNLWLNGATHVWVDHVTASDKGHPDADEPTYFARNYLRHDGLLDITNRSDLVTVSWSRFADHDKAMLIGSGDTATGDRGKLRVTLHHNEFRSVTQRAPRVRFGQVHVYNNRYLVDHGDDYRYSVGVSTESAVYAENNAFTTPGHVEAADLVKSWNGTALHQTGTLFNGFPVDLLTIHNAYNSGSERDLTADVGWTPTLHTKIDSADTADREVARGAGAGRLT, from the coding sequence ATGAGACGCGTTCTGCAAGTCGCCGCCGCCATCGCCCTGTTGGGTGCGGTACTGAGCACCCCGGCCGGCGCCGACGCCCGCGACGTCAGCCGCGACACCCTGCCGGCGAACGACGGCTGGGCCGCCGCCGGCGGTGGCACCACCGGCGGCGCGGCGGCGGACGACGCCCACGTGTTCACCGTACGCAGCCGCGCCGAACTCGTCCGCGCCCTCGACGCCGGCAGCACCACCCCGAAGATCATCCGCATCGCAGGGGTCATTGACGCCAACACCACTGATGACGGTGGGCACTTGGGGTGTGGTGACTACGCGTCCGGGACCGGCTACACGGTCCGGAAATACCTGGCCGCGTACGACCCCCGCACCTGGGGTTCCGCCAGGCCGAGCGGGGCGGCGGAGGAGGCCCGGCAGGCCGCGGCGGCCCGGCAGGCCGAGCGGGTCGTGCTGCCCGTCGGCTCCAACACGACCGTCGTCGGGCTCGGTTCGGGCGCCGTCCTCAAGGGCGCGAGCCTCCAGGTCAGGAACGCGGACAACGTGATCGTCCGCAACCTCGAACTCCGCGACGCCTACGACTGCTTCCCCGTCTGGCAGCCCAACTCCGGTGGCCTGGGCGACTGGAAGACGGCCTACGACAACCTCTGGCTGAACGGCGCCACCCATGTGTGGGTCGACCACGTCACCGCCTCCGACAAGGGGCACCCGGACGCCGACGAGCCCACCTACTTCGCCCGCAACTACCTGCGCCACGACGGCCTGTTGGACATCACCAACCGCTCCGACCTGGTCACCGTCTCCTGGAGCCGGTTCGCCGACCACGACAAGGCGATGCTCATCGGCTCCGGCGACACCGCCACCGGCGACCGCGGGAAACTCCGGGTCACCCTGCACCACAACGAGTTCCGCTCGGTGACGCAGCGCGCCCCGCGCGTCCGCTTCGGACAGGTGCACGTCTACAACAACCGCTACCTCGTCGACCACGGCGACGACTACCGCTACTCCGTCGGTGTGTCCACCGAGTCCGCCGTGTACGCCGAGAACAACGCCTTCACCACCCCGGGGCACGTCGAGGCCGCCGACCTGGTCAAGAGCTGGAACGGCACCGCCCTGCACCAGACGGGCACCCTCTTCAACGGCTTCCCCGTCGATCTTCTGACCATCCACAACGCCTACAACTCGGGCAGCGAGCGCGATCTCACGGCCGACGTCGGCTGGACGCCTACCCTGCACACAAAGATCGACAGCGCCGACACGGCCGACCGAGAGGTGGCACGCGGCGCGGGCGCAGGGAGGCTCACATGA
- a CDS encoding carbohydrate ABC transporter permease, with product MAQAAVVAKPPTPPRRRRASATPRRLPYLLIAPAALLMVGFIAYPVISVFYYSLQNFNPTKPWRNGFAGLDNFTHAFTDDPQFWDTLVFSGKWVVVEVGLQLMFGLALALIVNQTFVGRSIGRALVFSPWAVSGVLTSAIWVLLYNSQTGITRYLADAGIGTYGTSWLSDTSTVFPAAIVADLWRGVPFFAILILADLQSVSKDLYEAAEVDGASRIKQFWHITLPHLKDAIVLSTLLRAVWEFNNVDLLYTLTGGGPAGETTTLPLYIANTSVDAHNFGYASALTTVAFVILLFFSIVYLRLSKFGGENK from the coding sequence ATGGCCCAAGCCGCAGTCGTGGCGAAACCGCCCACGCCACCCCGGCGGCGGCGTGCCTCCGCGACGCCGCGAAGGCTCCCGTATCTGCTGATCGCACCGGCAGCCCTGCTCATGGTGGGCTTCATCGCCTACCCGGTCATCAGCGTCTTCTACTACAGCCTGCAGAACTTCAACCCCACCAAGCCGTGGCGCAACGGCTTCGCGGGTCTCGACAACTTCACGCACGCCTTCACCGACGACCCCCAGTTCTGGGACACGCTGGTCTTCAGCGGCAAGTGGGTCGTCGTCGAGGTCGGCCTGCAGCTGATGTTCGGTCTGGCGCTCGCGCTGATCGTCAACCAGACCTTCGTGGGGCGGTCGATCGGCCGCGCGCTGGTCTTCTCGCCCTGGGCCGTCTCGGGCGTACTCACCTCCGCGATCTGGGTGCTGCTCTACAACTCCCAGACAGGCATCACCCGTTACCTCGCCGACGCGGGCATCGGCACGTACGGCACGAGCTGGCTGTCGGACACGTCGACCGTGTTCCCGGCGGCGATCGTCGCCGACCTGTGGCGAGGCGTGCCCTTCTTCGCGATCCTCATCCTGGCCGACCTCCAGTCCGTCTCGAAGGACCTGTACGAGGCCGCCGAGGTCGACGGCGCCAGCCGGATCAAGCAGTTCTGGCACATCACGCTGCCGCACCTCAAGGACGCCATCGTCCTGTCCACGCTGCTGCGCGCGGTCTGGGAGTTCAACAACGTCGACCTCCTCTACACCCTCACGGGCGGCGGACCGGCCGGCGAGACCACGACCCTCCCGCTCTACATCGCCAACACCAGCGTCGACGCCCACAACTTCGGCTACGCGTCGGCCCTCACCACGGTCGCGTTCGTGATCCTGCTCTTCTTCTCGATCGTCTACCTGCGGCTGAGCAAGTTCGGAGGGGAGAACAAGTGA